The following proteins come from a genomic window of Polyangiaceae bacterium:
- a CDS encoding ABC transporter permease subunit has protein sequence MNTSSQSKKAGKKRRPRISRASSIRLVAAFDLLESLRSRKAVVLLALYGLGSIGASAIFIRILSAVRERLEEQVGQAVDMKMMMESPGMARIMGALSGDADVAKAIVAIPPLALFYGWLAIHFVPLLVLFTSADAISGDVSSGAVRYSLFRTDRVSWAVGKLVGQTCLMAVGVLVGAVACYAMGLVWLDEMPAGATAYWLLRISGRAIVYSFAYLGMVLGASQLTRTNARAAGLALLIMFVCWLGGNIVQAEPIREQAPGFFDAVSKLFPSGHHLALWHPGLSHALPAWMGLIVIGLAFFGLGFLRFSRRDA, from the coding sequence ATGAACACTTCTTCACAATCCAAAAAGGCCGGGAAAAAGCGGCGGCCCCGCATCAGCCGAGCCAGCAGCATCCGGCTGGTCGCGGCCTTCGACCTGCTGGAATCCCTGCGCTCCCGCAAGGCGGTGGTGCTCTTGGCGCTCTACGGACTGGGGTCCATCGGAGCCAGCGCCATCTTCATCCGCATCTTGTCCGCCGTTCGCGAGCGCCTCGAAGAGCAGGTCGGGCAAGCCGTGGACATGAAGATGATGATGGAGAGCCCGGGCATGGCTCGCATCATGGGGGCGCTCTCGGGGGATGCGGACGTGGCCAAGGCCATCGTGGCGATCCCGCCGCTGGCGTTGTTCTACGGCTGGCTGGCGATTCACTTCGTGCCGCTGCTGGTGCTGTTCACGTCGGCCGACGCCATCAGTGGAGACGTGTCCAGCGGCGCCGTACGTTACTCGTTGTTTCGCACGGATCGCGTGAGCTGGGCCGTTGGCAAGCTGGTCGGGCAGACCTGCTTGATGGCCGTCGGCGTGCTCGTCGGTGCGGTAGCCTGCTACGCGATGGGCCTGGTGTGGCTCGACGAGATGCCCGCGGGCGCCACGGCGTACTGGCTGCTCCGCATCTCGGGGCGGGCCATCGTGTACAGCTTTGCCTATCTCGGCATGGTGCTCGGCGCCTCCCAGCTGACGCGCACCAACGCGCGCGCGGCGGGCCTCGCGTTGCTCATCATGTTCGTCTGCTGGCTGGGCGGGAACATCGTGCAGGCCGAGCCCATCCGCGAGCAGGCCCCCGGCTTCTTCGACGCCGTTTCCAAGCTGTTCCCCAGTGGCCATCACCTGGCCCTGTGGCATCCCGGCCTCAGCCACGCACTGCCCGCGTGGATGGGCCTGATCGTGATTGGCTTGGCCTTCTTCGGTCTGGGCTTTCTCCGCTTCTCCCGGAGGGACGCATGA
- a CDS encoding ABC transporter ATP-binding protein: MTAALEIRGLRKAYGRTQALAGLDLTVPKGVICAFIGPNGAGKTTTFGIVGGLIRPDAGEVSILGRGPLSPHEHPGSLTMLPQDCELSPHVTLRQLLVHYARLQGLSAAEAERDVDARLDEVALAERAEARIKTLSHGMRRRVAIAQALLGDPDLVLLDEPTSGLDPELVVRMRDVFASHRKKRTLVVSSHNLLELEALCDHVAFIERGRCTQSGSMADVTEQGLIMRYSVEAAVDVAALEQSHPELEMTWEGKVLIARGSGSWTPAALNATILPYLLHLNAGVLEIRRGKSLEDAYMAGKAEAEEDED, from the coding sequence ATGACCGCCGCTCTGGAAATCCGAGGCCTGCGCAAGGCCTACGGGCGGACGCAAGCGCTGGCCGGTCTCGACCTCACCGTACCCAAGGGCGTCATCTGCGCCTTCATCGGTCCCAACGGTGCGGGGAAGACGACCACCTTCGGCATCGTGGGTGGGCTCATCCGACCGGACGCCGGCGAGGTGAGCATCCTCGGTCGCGGGCCGCTTTCGCCTCACGAGCACCCGGGCTCCCTCACCATGCTGCCGCAGGATTGCGAGCTCAGCCCGCATGTCACCTTGCGCCAGCTCCTGGTTCACTATGCCCGGCTTCAGGGTTTGTCCGCCGCGGAAGCAGAGCGGGACGTGGATGCACGTCTGGACGAAGTGGCGCTCGCGGAGCGCGCGGAAGCCCGCATCAAGACGCTGTCCCACGGCATGCGTCGCCGCGTGGCCATCGCGCAGGCTCTGCTCGGCGACCCGGATCTGGTGCTGCTGGACGAGCCCACCAGCGGACTCGATCCGGAGCTGGTCGTGCGCATGCGTGACGTCTTCGCCTCACACCGCAAGAAGCGCACGTTGGTCGTCAGCTCCCACAACCTGCTCGAGCTCGAGGCGCTGTGCGATCACGTTGCCTTCATCGAGCGCGGTCGCTGCACCCAGAGCGGCTCCATGGCGGACGTCACGGAGCAGGGCCTCATCATGCGCTATTCGGTGGAAGCCGCAGTGGACGTGGCGGCCTTGGAGCAATCGCATCCAGAGCTGGAGATGACGTGGGAGGGCAAGGTGCTCATCGCGCGGGGATCCGGTAGCTGGACGCCCGCCGCTCTCAACGCGACGATCTTGCCGTACCTCCTGCACCTGAACGCCGGCGTCCTCGAGATTCGCCGTGGCAAATCGCTCGAGGACGCCTACATGGCCGGTAAGGCCGAAGCCGAAGAAGACGAGGACTGA
- a CDS encoding VOC family protein → MTELPDGFHSITPRIVAAGATDLVHFLQQAFGAEGELSGDAPAILRIGDSTLMVSEAGERAPATAFLYLYVADADACYGRAVELGATPLEAPADMPYGDRRAMVEDAWGNVWQIATYRAAAD, encoded by the coding sequence ATGACGGAGCTACCGGACGGATTTCACAGCATCACGCCCCGAATCGTCGCAGCCGGAGCTACGGACCTCGTCCACTTTCTGCAGCAGGCCTTCGGGGCCGAGGGAGAGCTCTCGGGAGACGCCCCGGCCATCCTGCGCATCGGTGATTCGACGTTGATGGTGAGCGAGGCGGGCGAGCGCGCTCCCGCCACCGCGTTTCTCTACCTCTACGTGGCGGACGCCGACGCCTGCTACGGACGCGCCGTGGAGCTGGGAGCCACACCGCTCGAGGCTCCCGCGGACATGCCCTACGGCGATCGCCGCGCGATGGTCGAGGATGCCTGGGGCAACGTCTGGCAGATCGCTACGTACCGCGCCGCCGCCGATTGA
- a CDS encoding nucleotidyltransferase domain-containing protein, whose product MSFDPDRDTIFLTLAGSQAHGTAREGSDLDLRGVGIAPLGTRLSLFEDFEQYEGTLTRELSRVVLERLAARPAAREAARVRTECLIFDVAKLLRLCAAANPNALEILFADEEDWLVDSPEWRRIHAERHLFLTRKVEQTFSGYALAQLKRIETHRAWLLHPPAAKPNRADFGLPQSEGTLSRDDDNRIEQALAEKLRAYGVDDIEMPKATRIEIQGRLRELVADVVRAPDSEIEERLRAIASHALSLPRDVVTALNAEKRYRAAKKHWDAYQSWAAQRNRARADLEARHGYDTKHAMHLVRLMRMGLEVLRDGELRVRRPDADELNAIRDGALSFDELGRMAAELSAEMRRAAQASRLPAEADHAAVDRLALSSMTAARK is encoded by the coding sequence ATGAGCTTCGACCCCGATCGCGACACGATTTTCCTCACGCTGGCCGGAAGCCAGGCCCACGGCACCGCCCGGGAGGGCTCGGATCTCGACTTGCGGGGCGTGGGCATCGCGCCGCTCGGAACGCGCCTGTCCTTGTTCGAGGATTTCGAACAGTACGAAGGGACGCTCACGCGGGAGCTATCGCGCGTCGTTCTGGAGCGACTCGCCGCGCGGCCCGCCGCCCGCGAGGCCGCGCGGGTACGGACGGAGTGCTTGATCTTCGACGTCGCGAAGTTGCTGCGGCTGTGTGCGGCGGCCAACCCGAACGCGCTCGAGATCTTGTTCGCCGACGAGGAAGATTGGCTCGTGGACAGCCCCGAGTGGCGACGGATCCACGCCGAACGCCACCTGTTTCTGACCCGCAAAGTGGAGCAGACGTTCTCGGGCTACGCGCTGGCGCAGCTCAAGCGTATCGAGACGCACCGAGCGTGGCTGCTGCACCCACCCGCCGCCAAGCCGAACCGCGCGGATTTCGGATTGCCGCAGAGCGAGGGCACCCTCTCGCGGGACGACGACAATCGCATCGAGCAGGCGCTCGCCGAAAAGCTCCGGGCCTACGGTGTAGACGACATCGAGATGCCCAAGGCGACGCGCATCGAGATTCAGGGACGTCTGCGGGAGCTAGTGGCGGACGTGGTCCGTGCGCCCGACTCCGAGATCGAAGAGCGTCTGCGTGCCATCGCGAGCCACGCGCTGAGCTTGCCCCGGGACGTGGTCACCGCGCTGAACGCGGAGAAGCGGTATCGCGCGGCGAAGAAGCACTGGGACGCGTATCAGAGCTGGGCCGCGCAGCGTAACCGCGCGCGGGCCGACCTCGAAGCGCGGCACGGCTACGATACCAAGCACGCGATGCACCTGGTGCGATTGATGCGGATGGGACTCGAAGTGCTCCGCGACGGCGAGCTCCGGGTGCGGCGCCCGGACGCCGACGAGCTGAATGCGATCCGCGACGGAGCGTTGAGCTTCGACGAGCTGGGACGGATGGCGGCGGAGCTCTCGGCCGAGATGCGGCGGGCCGCGCAGGCCTCGCGGCTACCCGCGGAGGCGGACCACGCCGCCGTGGATCGACTGGCGCTGTCGTCGATGACTGCGGCGCGGAAGTGA
- a CDS encoding nucleotidyltransferase domain-containing protein, whose protein sequence is MTPAQLDEVWSWLDREQLAKITRQGPEPVFATISGAHLYGFASADSDVDLRGAFLLPARELLGLSPPAETITIDDESSVDLDWVAHDVRKFARMMTEHNGYVLEQLYSPLVVVTTPAHEELMQLGKGCITRPTARHYLGFFRGRLARLSEPDPTVKHLLYAYRVLLTGIHMMQTGEVVANVCVLNEHFRLGQLDELVTRKREGTERMPLSAADISAHTAVLSRLKNELERARDASTLPREATTTDALSDFVVRLRLDRAR, encoded by the coding sequence ATGACGCCGGCCCAGCTCGACGAAGTCTGGAGCTGGCTCGACCGCGAGCAGCTGGCCAAGATCACACGTCAAGGTCCCGAACCGGTGTTCGCCACCATCAGCGGCGCGCACCTCTATGGCTTCGCGAGCGCAGACAGCGACGTGGATCTGCGCGGTGCATTCCTGCTTCCGGCCCGGGAGCTCCTCGGCCTTTCGCCGCCCGCCGAGACCATCACCATCGACGACGAGAGCAGCGTGGATCTCGATTGGGTCGCGCACGACGTTCGCAAGTTCGCGCGCATGATGACCGAGCACAACGGCTACGTGCTCGAGCAGCTGTACTCTCCGTTGGTCGTGGTGACCACGCCGGCCCACGAAGAGCTGATGCAGCTCGGCAAGGGCTGCATCACGCGACCGACGGCGCGGCACTACCTCGGCTTCTTTCGTGGCCGCCTCGCACGTTTGTCCGAGCCCGACCCGACCGTGAAGCACTTGCTGTACGCCTATCGGGTGCTCCTCACCGGCATCCACATGATGCAAACCGGCGAAGTGGTGGCCAACGTATGCGTCTTGAACGAGCACTTTCGCCTCGGCCAGCTCGACGAGCTCGTGACCCGCAAGCGCGAAGGAACCGAGAGAATGCCGCTCTCGGCGGCGGACATCTCCGCTCACACTGCCGTCTTGTCGCGTCTGAAGAACGAGCTCGAGCGTGCTCGCGACGCGAGCACCCTGCCGCGCGAAGCCACCACCACCGACGCGCTGTCGGACTTCGTGGTTCGCCTGCGCCTGGATCGAGCCCGATGA
- a CDS encoding class I SAM-dependent methyltransferase, which produces MAPGKNRWDADEYGKLAAFDGDWRDSWWDDGYLGLMAERWRLSEVHRLLDVGCGVGHWSQRLSRFLPRDAQIVGVDIEVGFREKALARADRLGLKGRFELREGSAMALPFDDDGFDMVTCQTVLMHLGDPAAAVREMARVCRPGGLVVVAEPNNFVNSLSYLAAYPRMPWSDLEPYLRFFHVCREGKQALGEGDGAVGEHLPELLSAAGLEEVAVRVNDQCPWLHPPYEQPRMRTELAQLFQFFDAGVSLTGGPKDEARRRFLAGGGAEAEFEGLWTHTLRLQHEMKTAIDAGAISAARGFLHYLAHGRRPR; this is translated from the coding sequence ATGGCACCGGGAAAGAACCGCTGGGACGCGGACGAGTACGGCAAGCTCGCGGCTTTCGACGGGGACTGGCGCGACTCCTGGTGGGACGACGGCTATCTCGGATTGATGGCCGAGCGCTGGCGGCTGTCCGAGGTCCACCGTCTGCTCGACGTTGGTTGTGGCGTGGGCCACTGGTCCCAGCGCCTCAGCCGATTCCTGCCGAGGGACGCGCAGATCGTTGGCGTCGACATCGAGGTGGGCTTTCGCGAAAAGGCTCTGGCGCGCGCCGACCGCCTCGGCTTGAAGGGACGCTTCGAGCTCCGGGAAGGGAGCGCCATGGCTCTACCCTTCGACGACGACGGCTTCGACATGGTGACGTGCCAGACGGTCCTCATGCACCTGGGCGATCCGGCGGCGGCGGTGCGCGAGATGGCACGGGTGTGCCGCCCGGGCGGCCTGGTGGTGGTTGCCGAGCCGAACAACTTCGTCAACTCGCTTTCCTACCTCGCCGCATATCCGCGCATGCCCTGGAGCGATCTGGAGCCGTACCTGCGGTTCTTCCACGTTTGTCGCGAAGGCAAGCAGGCCCTCGGAGAAGGCGATGGCGCCGTCGGTGAGCATTTGCCCGAGCTCTTGTCCGCCGCCGGGCTGGAGGAAGTCGCCGTGCGCGTGAACGACCAGTGTCCCTGGCTTCACCCGCCCTACGAGCAGCCACGCATGCGCACCGAGCTCGCGCAGCTGTTTCAGTTCTTCGATGCTGGGGTTTCCCTCACGGGAGGGCCCAAGGACGAGGCACGCAGGCGATTCCTCGCGGGCGGAGGCGCCGAGGCGGAGTTCGAGGGGCTTTGGACCCACACGCTGCGCTTGCAGCACGAAATGAAGACGGCGATCGACGCGGGAGCCATCTCCGCTGCCCGCGGCTTCTTGCACTACCTGGCCCACGGCCGGCGGCCGCGATGA
- a CDS encoding DUF4038 domain-containing protein, translated as MRWASTALLALTLVASSCQGEDDAAGGSGGAAGQGTGASAGTGAAAAGGAAGQSSDAGPDAPTADHDRYEPIEIELTAESTPSNPYTGVELAAQVTPPSGSGEAPYTVPGFWDGGDTFRVRFAPRNAGTYSLTTASTPADPGLDGKTFSFTVGSAYSSWAPHGFVNVDPATKYYFATDDGTPFLWVGDTNWINLYERAWDQPLFSDAMWQKLADARKDFGFSVLQSVVYNDSEHWEDGEYPFGGTQGDDHDVLNPVSWQRVDARVQYAVKKGLFVYLMTSSNGKHFQWPVEQRERLYRNIVARYAAYNVGFGGGEEVDRNGFGTDAKYQHMIDALHALDPYRRMVGLHAADTGVKLVPNAVDFLLIQYYTSQISFDESEGASRKYGKPFVTAETYYFDNGKSGMDDPVSIRRMTWRILLGGAAGYTYGHMGIAVPTGSSHPTAYDLADLTDASAEEMKKVAAWFREPGLSWWTWTRFESLGNGRFLSAKPGVQYAIATESSSAAFDVDLSDASGTLSGEWFDMATGKPNGNVTLQAGSSVSVAPPGPWHVLRLDGS; from the coding sequence ATGCGATGGGCCTCGACGGCACTGTTGGCGCTGACCCTCGTCGCCAGCTCCTGCCAAGGGGAAGACGACGCGGCGGGTGGTTCGGGGGGCGCCGCGGGCCAGGGCACGGGGGCGTCCGCAGGAACCGGCGCCGCCGCAGCGGGAGGTGCGGCGGGGCAGAGCTCCGACGCGGGGCCGGACGCTCCGACGGCCGACCATGACCGCTACGAGCCCATCGAGATCGAGCTCACGGCCGAGAGCACACCGTCGAATCCCTACACGGGCGTGGAGCTTGCGGCTCAGGTCACGCCACCGAGCGGCAGCGGAGAGGCGCCCTACACGGTCCCCGGCTTCTGGGACGGCGGCGACACGTTCCGCGTGCGCTTTGCTCCACGAAACGCCGGCACCTATTCGCTGACCACGGCGTCCACGCCGGCCGACCCGGGGCTGGACGGCAAGACCTTCTCGTTCACGGTGGGGAGCGCGTATTCGAGCTGGGCGCCGCACGGCTTCGTGAACGTGGATCCGGCAACGAAGTACTACTTCGCCACGGACGACGGCACGCCGTTCCTGTGGGTTGGCGACACCAACTGGATCAACTTGTACGAGCGCGCCTGGGACCAGCCCCTGTTTTCCGACGCCATGTGGCAGAAGCTCGCGGACGCGCGCAAGGACTTCGGATTTTCCGTACTGCAGTCCGTCGTGTACAACGACTCCGAGCACTGGGAAGACGGCGAGTATCCCTTCGGCGGCACCCAAGGCGACGACCACGACGTGTTGAACCCCGTCTCCTGGCAGCGAGTGGACGCGCGCGTTCAATACGCCGTCAAGAAAGGACTCTTCGTCTACCTGATGACGAGCTCCAACGGGAAGCACTTCCAGTGGCCCGTGGAGCAGAGGGAACGACTGTACCGAAACATCGTCGCGCGCTACGCCGCCTACAACGTGGGGTTCGGCGGAGGCGAGGAAGTGGACCGCAACGGCTTCGGCACCGACGCGAAGTACCAGCACATGATCGACGCGCTCCACGCGCTCGATCCGTACCGCCGCATGGTCGGCCTCCACGCCGCCGACACCGGCGTGAAGCTCGTGCCCAACGCCGTCGATTTCCTGTTGATCCAGTACTACACGAGCCAAATTTCCTTCGACGAGAGCGAAGGCGCTTCACGAAAGTACGGCAAACCCTTCGTCACCGCGGAGACCTACTACTTCGACAACGGCAAGAGCGGCATGGACGATCCGGTCAGCATCCGACGCATGACGTGGCGCATCCTGCTCGGTGGCGCCGCCGGCTACACTTATGGTCACATGGGCATCGCGGTGCCCACCGGAAGCAGCCATCCGACCGCATACGACCTCGCCGACCTCACGGATGCGTCCGCCGAAGAGATGAAGAAGGTGGCCGCTTGGTTCCGAGAGCCGGGCCTTTCCTGGTGGACCTGGACGCGCTTCGAGTCACTGGGCAACGGGCGGTTCTTGTCCGCCAAGCCCGGCGTTCAGTACGCCATCGCCACGGAGAGCAGCAGCGCCGCATTCGACGTGGACCTGTCGGACGCCAGCGGCACCCTCTCCGGGGAGTGGTTCGACATGGCGACGGGCAAGCCCAACGGCAACGTCACGCTTCAGGCCGGCAGCAGCGTGAGCGTCGCGCCACCGGGACCTTGGCACGTGCTGCGGCTGGACGGCAGCTGA